A genomic region of Coregonus clupeaformis isolate EN_2021a unplaced genomic scaffold, ASM2061545v1 scaf0760, whole genome shotgun sequence contains the following coding sequences:
- the LOC121559388 gene encoding LOW QUALITY PROTEIN: AH receptor-interacting protein-like (The sequence of the model RefSeq protein was modified relative to this genomic sequence to represent the inferred CDS: deleted 1 base in 1 codon) encodes MEELATKLLAEGIQKKVVSPGKGDLSTFPDGTKVIFHYRSSLCDGTVLDDSRTMGGRSKPMELILGKKFKLAVWERVIATMREGEVADFTCDVKHTALYPLVSQSLRNISAGKDPLEGQRHCCGIAQIHSHHSLGHCDLDQLQANPQPLVFTLELMAVLTPGSFRLDIWAMTDEEKLEVVPQIHVEGNALYKRGDVKEAAEKYYNAIACLKNLQMKERPGDEGWIKLDLMITPLMLNYCQCQLIQGQYYEVLDHCSSIISKYEDNVKAYFKRAKAHAAVWNETEARADFAKVVELDPSLGPSVAKELRAMEERIRSKEKEEKGRYKSLFSYDSNAPATASTG; translated from the exons ATGGAGGAACTGGCTACCAAGCTCCTCGCAGAAGGCATTCAGAAAAAAGTGGTCAGTCCTGGCAAAGGAGACCTGTCAACGTTTCCTGATGGAACCAAG GTGATATTCCACTACCGCTCCAGCCTGTGTGATGGCACAGTGCTAGATGACTCCAGGACCATGGGGGGCCGGAGCAAGCCCATGGAACTCATCCTGGGGAAGAAGTTCAAGCTGGCCGTGTGGGAGCGAGTCATCGCCaccatgagggagggagaggtggcagATTTCACATGTGACGTCAAG cACACAGCCCTGTACCCGCTGGTGTCCCAGTCCCTGAGGAACATCAGTGCAGGGAAGGACCCCCTGGAGGGCCAGAGACACTGCTGTGGCATCGCTCAGATCCACTCACACCACTCCCTGGGCCACTGTGACTTGGACCAGCTCCAGGCCAACCCTCAGCCCCTAGTCTTCACCCTGGAGCTCATGGCG GTTTTGACGCCT GGCTCGTTCAGACTGGACATCTGGGCGATGACGGACGAGGAGAAGCTGGAGGTGGTGCCTCAGATCCACGTGGAGGGTAACGCCCTGTACAAGAGGGGCGACGTGAAGGAGGCTGCCGAGAAGTACTACAATGCCATCGCCTGTCTAAAGAACCTGCAGATGAAG GAGCGTCCGGGCGACGAGGGCTGGATCAAGCTGGACCTCATGATCACACCCCTGATGCTGAACTACTGCCAGTGTCAGCTGATCCAGGGTCAGTACTACGAGGTGCTGGACCACTGCTCCTCCATCATCTCCAAATACGAGG ACAACGTGAAGGCCTACTTCAAGCGGGCCAAGGCCCACGCGGCGGTGTGGAACGAGACGGAGGCGCGGGCCGACTTTGCCAAGGTGGTGGAGCTGGACCCGTCGCTGGGGCCCTCGGTGGCCAAGGAGCTGAGGGCCATGGAGGAGAGGATCCGCTccaaggagaaggaggagaagggccGCTATAAGAGCCTGTTCAGCTACGACAGCAACGCCCCGGCCACCGCTTCCACG GGTTGA